In the genome of Bradyrhizobium sp. CB3481, the window GATGGCGGCGAGTGCCCGCGCTGGTCTCACGCGGCATCCAACCCTGCTGCAGCGGCTGCGGCAGGGCTCGGGGCTGTTCATCGCAGGCTTGGGTCTTTCCCTGGCGCTGGCGCGGCGGCCGGGTTCGTAGCCCGTAACTCGTAGGATGGGTAGAGCGCAGCGAAACCCATCGACCGCGCTCGGGACAGAAGTGATGGGTTTCGCTGCGCTCTACCCATCCTACGCAAGCATCAGCTCAGCGTTCCCGCATGCACCCACCATGTTGGGTGACCCCGCCGGATCTGCTCGGCGGCGCGGCCGGCGTCTGCGGTGTTCTCGTAGATCGCAAAGCAGGTGGCGCCCGATCCGGACATCCGCGCCAGCCACGCGCCGTTGGTGGCGTTGAGCGCCGCGATGACCTCGCCGATGACAGGCTGCACCCGCAGCGCCGGCGCTTCCAGATCGTTGGTATTGGCGGCGAGCGCTTCGACCCATTCTTCCAGCGATGCCTGGTCGTCGGGCCAGCGGTCGCGCAGCAGCACGTCGGTGACGCCGACGAGCAGTTCACCGTTGCGCAGGCCGAGCGCATTGAAGACGTCGCGGGTGGCGACGGGCACGCCGGGATTGACCATTACGCACGGCATTTTCGGCAGGCTCAGCGGCGCCAGCGCCTCGCCGACGCCGGTCATGATGCAGCCGCGCGAGTTGACGCAGACCGGCACGTCGGCGCCGGTCAATTTTGCTACCTCGACGATGCGAGGATCGTCGAGCGCCAGGCCGTTCAACTGCGCCAGCAGACGCAGCGCTGCCGCGGCGTCGGCCGAGCCGCCGCCGATACCGGCTGCGA includes:
- a CDS encoding 4-(cytidine 5'-diphospho)-2-C-methyl-D-erythritol kinase, with the protein product MPMLSDEARAKVNLSLRVNGRRADGYHDLESVVAFADCADRLTLTPGADLDLKMSGPLAQACGDTTDNLVLKAARLLAERVSGMKAGSFTLDKVLPVAAGIGGGSADAAAALRLLAQLNGLALDDPRIVEVAKLTGADVPVCVNSRGCIMTGVGEALAPLSLPKMPCVMVNPGVPVATRDVFNALGLRNGELLVGVTDVLLRDRWPDDQASLEEWVEALAANTNDLEAPALRVQPVIGEVIAALNATNGAWLARMSGSGATCFAIYENTADAGRAAEQIRRGHPTWWVHAGTLS